Below is a genomic region from Medicago truncatula cultivar Jemalong A17 chromosome 3, MtrunA17r5.0-ANR, whole genome shotgun sequence.
ATCCATAATTTTGATCATTCAAATGCTCTccattgcttatttgaaaataaatacaGGATCGAAGGAAATCATAGATTTTGTCAACTTGATCAGTGGCccatttaacaattttttataagatcctttcaatagttttttttctctctctttctcttcttcttaaTAACATAACGGAGGTTATATATTGTTCACTATCAATAACAAGAAGAATACAAGTAGGAACATGATAACCTTAGGATGAGCCATATCTCTATTCCAGTAGCCTTTGCTAGAACATGACATGCTACATTCACTTTCTCCTACCAAATTTTATCAAGGAGTTTGACAACCCAAAGAACCTAAGCCTTTTACACAATGAATTATAGAAccaaaattaaacatatctaAACATGAATTATTGAAATTATTAACCACATGTTTAAAATCGAgctaaaatataacattttcaaGTCTCAAtctctttccttaaaaaaaaaaagtctcaatTTCACCACTTAAATGATAGTTTGTAACCCGTGGCCTATGCACGACTAAGATATTggggatattttttttttcctagtagctggagctcacacatttaaatgtggagaagtagggtgtccggggttcgaactccgacccctgcataaattatgcaatgtccctgccaattgagctaagctcacggggacttATATTtcctctatatattttttttattgtgttgatTATCATTGGATACTAGatatttgtgtttttgttttcaatgcCCCCCACTAAATACAAATgaatttttctatcatgtgcaaatttgtacATGTTAAGAAGTTCAAAAGGGTATGTTTGCATTGAAACTTGTgcatttaatataaaaaatgtactacctccgtccctaattataaggcccttttgaaaaaataacgggaattaagatagtggatatttgtattaaatatgtttgtaattactattgtttttacaattttatcctttaagaaagagggttgacttatgttttcaacattatatctattgttgattgaagaaaaagatgtataataaataggggcatgtatgtaaagaaataattaatgtagttggaaatagaaaaggggtcttataaaaagggacaaaaaaaattctcaaaagggtcttataattagggacggaggtagtatctttttaataaataattgttgattttcaataaaaaatttctacTTTTAGTTGCTTTAagatgtgcaatattgcacatatTAGACAAACCCAATACAAATTTACACCAAGAAGGGATTTTATCTCATATACATTTTgtgaagaataaaataaaaaaaattatgagacgAATTTTTGAATTATCGTCTAGATAAATTCATAAAAgagatattttatatatgtatgagTTGGGTTTCCAACTCCGAAAATTCCACTTATCCAtcctaaaatatgaatttttaaccactaaactatcagaagaaaaaatatatatttctgatagcgatgaaaatgaaaaataacatcCTACAGCACTCTAATTAGTATGCTAAGGATATTTTTTAATACACAATGATAGTGTTTGCAACAATTCATTTTCCGCttaatattttaatgtttatgAGTTGatgtataatttataaatattatttcttgtacgatatttcctttgttttttggttacataCGATACTTCCTTTGGTCATACATTTATTTTGAGTCATCTATGTCTTATTTATCTTAtataaaagtaaacaaatacaCTTTTGATTATCTTATTTAATGGTATTTTTTAGCATGATGTGAAATTAtactgtttcaaaaaaaaattgtttcattattttttggttCAAATCATCTATATCACATTATTAAATGTAATTTTACATCATTAATAATATAACACGTTATAAAAAATTAGCTTTAATCTAATTTACGAGAAAAACTCCCAAAAATAGAGACAAAACTCAAATTTAGAGATAGAGAGACTAAAATGTTGTTTGATTATGAGTAAAAAAGTTTGGCAGTAGAACTAAAGGCGACGTCTCCGGTACGCGACCTTCATAATACGGTATATGAGTTGCTTTTCGGTTTGTTTACCTGCATGTGTAAGTTTTCTACAGTGTTCCAACCTATTGCAGAAGGTTAACATATgacataaattattatttgcaATTTAGGTACAGCCAAAATAACAAGGGCAATTTCGGTAATGCatatatcataaaataacaatatatcTGTCTCCAACTACCCCGATCTAGAACTATTCCCTCCCTTCTCTTGTGCATATGGTTTTTGTTCATAATAATTATTTGTGATAATTATTTGAAACATATTGCAATATTaattttgtacaatttttttaattgcttgtTACCAATGAcgttaacattttattttatctaatttTGTTAAGTAATTGTGTCTtattaatgtaatttattttttacacacTTATTTGAAGATATTATAAAAAGTAACAATGCAATTAAATgccattaaatttttattttaattccacTATTTTTATCGTTCATCAcgaataaaattgtaaatgtcACACAACAATCTTATATTCTTAGACTCAATCTTATATGTTCTAGCATAAAATATTCTATACTataaatagatatatatattttgtcaaatattgaaaagtaagtagatatatattttgtcaaatatTGAAAAGTTTGAataatgaaattgagaataatttcttttaaaattatacaTTCTCAAATGCAAAATAtagttgatttaaaattttatgattGTTTCAGAATGATTTTGGCATTAATATTCTtctatatatttcttttaatccATTGATCAAATCCTTTAATTAATAGCATAAAGATTCCAAATTTTATAGACGAAAAACCTTCTGCGACATATATAACTCTCAAACTTTCTCTAAtctttattaaatataaatttaaagggtcgaaataatattttagtttaAAATGAGTATAGTgaattgtatattatatatgtcATTTATAATTAGGGGTGGTAAAACGGATCTGACACGCCGACCCGCCAACTCGCAAGCCCGCCACTAAACGGGACGGGGTGAGATTTTGGACTCGATCACAAAATTTGACTCGCCTCGTTTTTAGCGGGCTTAAACGGGGTTGGTCGGCCGCTTTGTCATccctatttatattaaattaatctaaaattgacatatttctCTTTAATATATATTGCTAGTTTAACTATCATTTTTCATCAAGTGgataaaatatcattattcaACAAGCGAGAAAAATTCTACATGTCAATTAATTAtattgcataaataaataatatatttatttgttctaTAACTctagatataaaattattgtagaGATTTATATTGAGgatattaattatattctttttccttcaaaaaattattcttttctcATAAATTATTATACGCTTatccttttatattattgtaaacttattttataaaagCAATATGTCAAAATCTCAAAATTCTTTAAAACTCCattgagaaaaaattatttttaccattattctaaaaaatggtatatttaattttaccattttcactatatttttatattattgatatttttactTGTGGAAGTTTATGACTATATTTTCACATATCCTCaataatagtaaaatataaGTCTTGTGTGTTAAGAATTAAAAGTTCAGATGTGAATCAAATGTAGTCAATCTGATCGTTGAATATGGCCTAATTAGACTAAGAATGAAGTAGGAACTCGAATTTTGACGATCAAAATCTTAGgtataagtcaatccaaataaCTATCCCTTCAGAAACCTAGTCAACAAGGAAAGACATTCCTTTGACGACCAAAATTATCGTAGATTTATACCGAGGATTGACTTCCAAAAATCTAGTTTGTCGGATTGATTTATACCGAAGATTTCAATTACCACAAATTCAGTTCCTATTTCGTTCTTATCCAATTAGGTAATATTCAAAGGTTGCATTGATTATATTTGGGGGTAATAATaatgaaacattttaacatgttactattttgactaacaatcaaggactattttgaaattttgatacattgaggaACTATTTTGACTACTCATTACACattcagggaccaaagtgactatTACCCCTTATATTTGACACCGTTAGCCGGTTGGGTCTATTTTGGTGGTCGGGGGAATGTCATTCCATGTTGATTATGTTTTTGAAGGGATTGTTTTGCTGATTGACTTATAACAAAGATTTTGATTGCCAAAATTACAGTTCTTATTTCGTTCTCATTCTAATTAGGTCATATTCAAAGGTTGGattgataatatttaataccATTAGTCGGTTTGGTCCATTTTGGTCGTCAGAGGTATGTCCTTCCGTGTTGACTAGGTTTGTGAAGGGACAATTTGTTGGATTAACTTATACTAAAGATCCAAATCTCCAAAATTCTAGTTCATACTTCGTTCTTAGTCCAATTAATCCATACTCAACAATCCGATTAATAATATTAGATATTGTTAGTCAATTAGGTCATTGGAGGAATGTCATTCCATGCTGACTAGGATTCTGAAGTGGTAGTTTGCCTAATCGATTTATACTGAAGATTCCAATCGTCGAAATTAAAGTTCCTATTTCCCTTTTAGTCCAATTAAGTCATGTTCAAAGATTtggttgattattttttatactattaatCAGTTGAATTTCCTCTATCAAAATCTTTCGAATATGCCAAATTGACAAATTATCCCATAAAAAAACAATGTCAACATAAAAAGTCATTTCTTTGTtcacttaaatatatattttttaagttttaagcgtttataattcatatttcttagtttttttagaattttttaaaaaatattatgggtgaaatttttataatattttaaatatctttgtaataattcaaaaaaatatatgaaaagcaCACCTGAgttgattgaaaaattgaaataaaatgtttGGAGATCAATTTAGGTCCTTCACTTGAACTTGTCAGCAGAATCTGCTGACACGTCAAGCTGACTatactattttccttttttttcttttttaattattaccatatataatttttattaatatttatttaagaaaaaaacaataaaaccaacaaattaaaaaaacgcAGAACACATTTATTTTCTCTTGTCCTTTTTCTactgttcttcttcttcatacgttcttcttcttcttcctcttatattcaaatttaaatttgatttttgtttcgtttcattcatttaatctcgtttttgtttgtgatttaGGGTTAACTGCATATTCAATTTAACCCTAGAAGATTCGCGTTTCCTTCTGCATATGTGATTTAGGGAAAAATCAAATTCGAACAGTTTCGTTCGCGTTTTTGGGTTTAGAGGTTTAGAACAAGAACATATTGGAAGGGAACCATATTCGATTTCCTTTTCCAGATTCAATTTCATATGTTTGGAggctaagaaaatgaaaaacaagagaaaaacaatgagtgttgttgttgttttgttggtGTTGACCCTTTTCTAATTTTCCCCCCTTTCTCTCATCAATCTTTATCTATCTCATTCAGTTTgatgtgttgttgttgctttgctgatgttgttgttgttgtgttcttccTTCAATTTCCCCCTCGATTCTGCATCCTATTTCAGGGTtctaattttgttattgttattgttgatgctgctccaattttgttgttgttgttccaaTTTCATTGCTGCTTTTGGAAGGGATTTTGTTGTTGCAGAAGGAGGTTTGTTGTGTTGCTGaatctatttttgttttgtggGGTTTATAAGTTTATGAGCCGAGGGTATGAAGATGTTTTTTCTGATTTCTACTTTGTTAAATTTCTGGATTTTGGTGTTTGAGGTTGAAGGAAAGAGGGATGAACATGATGAAGAACATGAACATGGATGAAGAAATGATGAACAAACCattcatttaagtttttttttttatataatttatttatttttaaattaatgttatctataaaaaaaaaaagccactTGGAATTAGTTAATtcgaaaaataatgaaaatagttCAATCAGCATGCCACATCGACATATTTTACTGATGTGGTTAAATGCgagaccaaaagtggaagaatatgaTATTACAAggatttaatctaattttttttacaggaactaaaacaggaattcgctaatattacatggACAAAAAACGGTATTAACTCTAAAATGAAAGgcaatcaaaatatttcttcataaactaaggtaccgtttggcaaGACTTTTTTACAGTCTAAAAgctattttaaaacaaagttaaaataaaggtctttaagaaagaagttaaagttgtttggtttcttattttttttagttttaaagctatttttaagttaaaagttgtttggcaaaatattgtacaaacctttgaatttattatttttttgatggtgtccggggttcgaactccggtccttgcatatatttattcattgtccctatcaactgatgtaaactcacgaggacaaaactttgaatttattatgaattaacataataaataaaaaaatgtttaaaatattttttgaaggaaaaaaatgtttaaaatataaaagatatttttttacaaatattatatttaagaaatgacgtttattttgtgtaacatgaatacaaattcgtatcatcatataaagaactttgttaaatttttgaatAGGATAAATAATTTTAGGAGGctcaaaaaataacataaataatatcaaaatagttggttttttcttttccaattatactctatagaAAATTTCGTTATAAGTAtacatatttttggtgtcattcaaaaagataataatttatattatatgatattatatttgttacattgttggtgtcattgaaaaagatatgtttaatttttttttttaataagaaaaagatatgcatagttttttaaaatataaaggtgcaatatatatataagtataatttttttaggcatctatacttgtacttttaattgaaatcaaaattttataaaaataattatatgcattatgcaacgctaaaaataaattatacgcatcagcgtaacaaaaaaacagatagacaaatataaaatattattctctaaaaaaaaaaagacataaagtattactctaaacgctaatgtgtgtgtgtatatttgcgaggttgaagaaatgaatagaaatatatgtgaggttgtgataattaaacgatattaaaattaaatatataagtgataaataaataataaaattccttaaaaaaataataaaattaaacggacactccttcaaaaaaaattaaatgtaccagttcaaaaaattaaaataaaataaaatggaagaaaaaagaaaattgaaatataacattaaagaataaaagaaaagattgctggcgtgagttgaagagaggtgcttgtgaaataaattgccgaaaaataattttttgaagtagcattcaacaacttttggtcaaagctcattccattcaattttatgcattctaaaaaaagcatttttttataaggtactttattgatattgtgtgtggcctaacttctccttaaaaatatagagaagCTGAAAAAACGTCGTGCAAAACGGTACATAAATGAATATTCAACGGTGGAAAATTAAATCTACCGATTAAAAGAaggaggagtgttatttgaacaaccatttggttgacaacttttgggacaatcataatttacaaagaaaaagttgatatttgcacgaaaaccaaaacaatagacaaataaagtaaaaagtaatatgagtatgagagagaaagttgtcacaaaagctatcataaatggatgttcaaatatcatttctctaaaagaAGTTTGAACAAATCGttcgaaaaaagaaaaaaaagaagtttggACAATGGTGGGTCCGGTTCATTAAATATTCAGGTGGGACCGATTTATTTTTCCCAAAACACCCTTTACGTTAGTAAAAATAAACTactattctttttttcaaatttatttttagaataaaaatagtaattttttgaaACATTAAATCTCCACCATCCTTCAAGCACATCCAATGGCTCcaatgagaagaaaagaaaaaatgcatcAAATACCATACATGTTCCATTGAGGTCGCGTACTGGAGATGCCGCCAaactaaaatgatataaaagttTGATTtccattttgaaaaaaaaaaaaaaaaaaactgacatgctaatatttggcattaaaaagaaaaaaaaaatgcaaaaataaggcAAGTAGGGTAGCCAGGTGGCTAGTTTATCTTGTTGGTAATGTTTGCAAAGATCGCGAGGGAACACTCTCCACCTCGCAACAATAGTTTGATAACAATAATAACCGAGAAAGCGAGTGTTTGAGAAACCAAGTAAAAAGAACCAAAACAATGTTCAACAAATAATAATTGAGTTAGAACTTAGTTGCAAAATACTCAAGACATGGCTTCTTCACTATCCAACACAAAAACACTACTTCATACTCATTCCTTCAAAAACTCTTTATCTTTTCGTTCTTCTCGTTTGATTCTATCCATTCCTTTCTACTCCAAAAACAAACCACAGTTGCTTCATTCTCGTTTCTCTTCTTCCCTCAAAgtagcttcttcttcttcttctgaagCTCAAAACAATTTGCAAGGGAAACCGGTTCTTTCACAAGGTAAAGGAGGAATTGTGGAGGAACAGAGCAGCTATTCCTATCAacaagaggaggaagaagataGTACTGATGAAGAGGATAAGTGGGTTGATTGGGAAGATCAGATTTTGGAAGATACTGTTCCTTTGGTTGGTTTTGTCAGAACCATTCTTCATTCTGGACAGTAAGTTCTAAACTAACCCTCAATTATATggataattttatttcttttacttaattttattatcatgGATTTAGTTACTTCAACTAGTTGTAATGATTTGATGTTGCATTTATTCAGAAGGATTTTGATACTTCAACTGGTGTTGATTTGATGTTGAATGGTATCCTATTTATTGAGAAAGATTTTGGTGGATTAatgaatgcattttttttttttataattctttaTTTCAACTCCAACGTGTATGTTTGATTCTAAGTTGACAAAATTGATcttgagtgaattgattttgGCTACAAGTAAGTTGAaggtaaagtgatttatgtcaggatatatttatgtaaaagtgagttgaacaataaatttgagtgttaaaatcaattctagaatcaaaagCTCCGAATCATATTCAATGTTTATCACATACCAGCTCTAACATATGAGTGTATCTACCTCAAAACATGACGCTAATCACTTAAATCACCACTAAATTTGAGGGCAGTAAAAATGTCGACAAGCACTCAAATTCCATGTTGCTTCCTTCGTGACATATGATTTTGATTTCAGAACTTTATATTGAGAAAGAATGATAGAAGTATAACAATATTCAAGATAAATATACAAGACATGGTATCTAAGAAAGTTGGGAGTATCATTTAGTTAGGGGTTGTTAAATTTCATTCATAAATTTAAACTCTTTGTGACCTCTTGTATCTAAAACAGGATGTTTAAACCTATTGACCCCATAACTGCATAGTGCATACAGAGAGTTCAATACATAAAAATACTGCTACATAAAATGttaaagagtcccacattggatgagAGATGGCCTGAAGATATATTTATAACTCGGGGCAATCCTCACAAGccagttttgtggggttgtgttagaccCGACCTCAATTtctaagagaaaataaaagcaagaaGAGAGAGTACTTATCTGATGCTTGAAATGGCCTCTTCTTGGTGAACATGACTGACATTGTGTTATGTGCCAGATGAGTCAGTTTCTTTTGGCGCAAAACCCGTATTTGGGCTTGAAGTACTTTGCCATTTTCAATATTGCACAGGTTGTATGCAATACCTGGGCAATATAAAATGGCTGCGGCAAGAGAAGGATTTTATTGGTCCAAACCCCACTGCAATGGGCACTGGGCAAGTAAGGCAATCCGTTGTCCATGGTTTATGTTTGCAATAATTAATGCAGTGAAGATGGGAAAGAAGAGACCAAACTCAACATAACTTACTAGTTATCAGTCTCTGTATGCAAAAAATATTTAGTACTTGTGAAGAAAATAACcttgttaattattttcatgGACGCACATGTTCTGTTTTCATTTATCTTGGAATATTTTATAATACCTTGTTGTGATTTAATGCACTAGATATGAAAATGGAGATAGACTAAGCCCAGAGCACGAGAAAACCATTGTTGAGAAGCTGCTTCCATTTCACCCTGAATCTCAGAAAAAGATTGGATGTGGAATCGATTATATCACGGTATATCTCTCTCTTTCACTCACAAATAGCATGTGCATTAATCAATTGACAAAAGGCTTTTCTTTATATTACCTGTTTTTagtacaataaaaataatatttttgggtTTAGCAATCTATCGGATTAAGCACGGCATCAGTTGCCTGCTGAAAGGATTTTACCCTTGATCTAATATTGATTTGAAAATGCTTTGCTGTATGGTCTTTCCAATAAATGATAGGATTTGCCTTCGAAAGTGTGGGGTGCAAATAACTGGTTAAAGTGCAAATTGTTAGCTATTGGCAAGGAAACCAAAAGAGTTAGTTTTTATTAAATCATAGAGTGCTATCTGATTGCTATCAGTCTGGCCATCAAATTCGGGATGATAGGTTGCACTCATGTGTAATGTCACCTCTTTGCAACCCAACAGACTCCTTCCAAAAGTTACTCATAAATATACTCATTATTGACACGGGGACATGGGACACCAATCATACACGTTATTTTCCTAGAAAAGGTCTTTCTGACCTGTATGCAGATAGC
It encodes:
- the LOC11435199 gene encoding protein DCL homolog, chloroplastic, coding for MASSLSNTKTLLHTHSFKNSLSFRSSRLILSIPFYSKNKPQLLHSRFSSSLKVASSSSSEAQNNLQGKPVLSQGKGGIVEEQSSYSYQQEEEEDSTDEEDKWVDWEDQILEDTVPLVGFVRTILHSGQYENGDRLSPEHEKTIVEKLLPFHPESQKKIGCGIDYITVGYHPNFDRSRCMFIVRQDGELVDFSYWKCIKGLIRKNYPLYADSFILRHFRNRSRNL